A portion of the Lolium rigidum isolate FL_2022 chromosome 1, APGP_CSIRO_Lrig_0.1, whole genome shotgun sequence genome contains these proteins:
- the LOC124697521 gene encoding probable cation transporter HKT9, translated as MPIQLNVIVSSARHAIHSSVFIFQFTAFHFSPLLIHLSYFVIIDVLGFVALMALKPSKPNYSPRHVDMFFLSTSAVTVTGLATIKMEDISSSQIVVLTILMFLGSEMFVGLLGLVLEWSKQNKHDPEDSRVRSVINLDESQVEEAIPATPSTNSNGLEKSCLKYLGFVLLSYMVMILLVGSLLVYLYIANVSSARDVLSRKTINTVLFSISVTVSSFTNGGLIPTNESMAVFASNQGLLLLLTGQILAGNILLPVFLRLVIWALKGLGITRAGTAEFKLMMNNPRTIVFNNLLPNLQTVLFLGATVAALVATAVTLFCCLNWDSAVFAGLTPNQKITNAFFMAVNAMQAGENSIDCSLIAPAALVLFITMMYIPASTTFFSMQHDDKRGGEEQKDEPAKRSLRLNNMLFSPLTCNAALIMLVCVTERRSLFRDPLNFSTFNMIFEVVSAYGNVGLSTGYSCSRLPHLEKESICQDKPYSFSGWWSDQGKVVLVLVMFYGRLKGFHKRRS; from the exons ATGCCTATCCAGCTGAATGTCATTGTTAGTTCTGCAAgacatgccatccattcatctgtgttCATTTTTCAGTTCACTGCTTTCCATTTTAGCCCCCTTTTGATTCACTTGTCCTATTTTGTTATCATTGATGTACTTGGTTTTGTTGCCTTGATGGCGCTGAAGCCAAGCAAACCCAACTACAGTCCTCGCCATGTCGACATGTTTTTCCTCTCGACATCTGCAGTCACAGTTACAGGATTAGCCACCATCAAAATGGAGGATATTTCTAGCTCCCAAATAGTGGTCCTAACTATCTTGATGTTCTTAGGCAGTGAAATGTTTGTTGGCTTGCTTGGCCTTGTTCTTGAGTGGAGCAAGCAAAACAAGCATGATCCTGAAGATAGTAGAGTGAGATCAGTTATCAACCTCGACGAGTCGCAGGTAGAAGAGGCAATCCCGGCAACACCATCAACAAATTCCAATGGGCTCGAGAAGAGTTGCCTCAAATACTTAGGGTTTGTGCTCCTGTCCTACATGGTCATGATTCTTCTTGTAGGTTCTCTATTGGTGTACTTGTATATAGCAAATGTTTCAAGTGCAAGAGATGTGCTATCAAGGAAAACTATCAACACAGTGCTCTTCTCGATATCAGTCACTGTGTCTTCTTTCACCAATGGAGGGTTGATTCCGACGAATGAAAGCATGGCGGTGTTCGCCTCGAACCAGGGCCTCCTCCTGCTACTCACTGGTCAAATTCTTGCAGGCAATATTCTGCTTCCTGTGTTTCTCAGGCTGGTGATATGGGCATTAAAAGGACTAGGAATAACTAGAGCTGGAACTGCCGAGTTTAAGCTCATGATGAACAACCCAAGGACAATAGTTTTCAACAACCTGCTGCCTAACCTGCAGACAGTATTATTCCTTGGAGCCACAGTTGCTGCCCTTGTAGCCACGGCAGTCACACTCTTCTGCTGCTTGAATTGGGATTCTGCAGTGTTTGCGGGGCTCACCCCAAATCAGAAGATCACAAATGCATTTTTCATGGCAGTGAATGCAATGCAGGCAGGAGAGAACTCCATCGACTGCTCCCTCATCGCGCCTGCAGCTTTAGTATTGTTCATCACTATGAT GTACATTCCAGCCTCTACAACATTTTTCTCAATGCAACATGATGACAAGAGAGGCGGTGAAGAACAAAAGGATGAACCAGCgaagagaagcctaaggctgaatAACATGTTGTTTTCACCGCTCACCTGCAATGCTGCACTGATAATGCTCGTCTGCGTCACCGAGAGGAGATCACTCTTCAGAGACCCTCTCAATTTCTCCACATTCAATATGATATTCGAGGTGGTAAG TGCATATGGGAATGTGGGGCTGTCCACCGGTTACAGCTGCTCGAGGCTGCCGCACCTGGAGAAGGAGAGCATCTGCCAAGACAAGCCGTACAGCTTCTCGGGGTGGTGGAGCGACCAAGGGAAGGTGGTTCTTGTTCTGGTGATGTTCTACGGGAGGCTCAAAGGGTTCCACAAGCGCAGGAGCTAG